One stretch of Candidatus Brocadiaceae bacterium DNA includes these proteins:
- a CDS encoding trypsin-like peptidase domain-containing protein — protein MDKKFIFTLILSSLTFLSGNLAFAQHNDIIEKLRDELLELEEITKPFVRTFQKVSQLVSPSVVSLITKKKGDSESSSKGEPRSPSPKFPPEHDSHPENVPKRGLGSGIIVDERGYILTNNHVISGFSEEEITVVTFEEKQYKNVKITGVDPNTDLAVIKIDGENFLPITFGNSEEVQVGDWVVAIGNPFGFQQTVSTGIISAKGRTHVIPFELPFLYEDFLQTDAAINPGNSGGPLVNLRGELVGVNTAIATRSGGFQGVGFAISSRIAEETVKNIIATGTVVRGYLGVGTHDITDDLAEVLGLKDKNDLTLHFALPTEKGAFVMEVWSDTPASKAGILPGDIILDIGGNKVENTMDLQYAIRQAGINKKVLIKVIREGYENTLEAVIEPQPKDLAGKTYIALRRLDETRDFSLGLVVDDLSPEIAKTLGLEGEKGVLVIEVQENSPAAHAGIEPGDLITNVGTNKVSSVLEFMTLMNEYLDTNKPISIYIKNKGFVTLK, from the coding sequence ATGGACAAGAAATTCATCTTCACCTTAATCCTTTCTTCTTTGACGTTCCTCTCCGGAAATCTTGCCTTTGCACAACACAATGACATTATTGAAAAATTAAGAGATGAGCTTCTGGAATTGGAGGAAATAACCAAGCCATTTGTCCGGACATTTCAAAAAGTTTCACAACTTGTCAGCCCTTCAGTGGTGAGTTTAATCACGAAAAAAAAGGGGGATTCCGAGAGCAGTTCAAAGGGCGAACCTAGGTCTCCATCACCAAAGTTTCCGCCTGAACATGATTCCCATCCGGAAAATGTACCAAAAAGGGGACTCGGTTCCGGAATAATTGTCGATGAACGTGGTTACATTTTAACAAATAACCATGTTATCAGTGGCTTTTCCGAAGAGGAAATTACCGTAGTGACCTTTGAAGAAAAACAATATAAAAATGTCAAGATTACCGGCGTTGACCCTAATACTGATTTGGCAGTTATTAAAATAGACGGTGAAAATTTTCTTCCTATTACATTTGGGAATTCCGAAGAAGTACAAGTAGGAGATTGGGTTGTTGCCATAGGAAACCCTTTCGGATTTCAACAGACTGTTTCCACGGGGATTATCAGTGCCAAGGGAAGGACCCATGTTATTCCTTTTGAGCTTCCCTTTCTCTATGAAGATTTTTTACAGACAGATGCAGCCATTAATCCGGGGAATAGCGGTGGTCCATTGGTTAATCTCCGGGGTGAGCTTGTAGGGGTAAACACTGCAATTGCCACTCGTTCAGGGGGATTTCAGGGTGTCGGCTTTGCTATTTCCTCCCGTATTGCAGAAGAAACTGTCAAAAACATTATAGCTACAGGAACAGTGGTAAGAGGGTATCTAGGTGTTGGCACTCATGATATTACAGATGATCTGGCAGAGGTCCTTGGTTTGAAGGACAAGAATGATCTGACCCTTCATTTTGCATTGCCAACAGAGAAGGGCGCGTTTGTTATGGAGGTCTGGAGCGACACCCCCGCGTCAAAGGCAGGTATCCTTCCCGGCGATATCATTTTGGACATTGGTGGTAATAAAGTAGAAAATACGATGGATCTCCAGTATGCTATTCGGCAGGCGGGGATTAATAAAAAGGTGCTGATAAAGGTCATTCGAGAGGGATATGAAAATACGCTTGAAGCTGTCATCGAACCGCAACCAAAAGACCTGGCAGGAAAAACATACATAGCTTTGAGAAGGCTCGATGAAACCAGGGATTTTTCACTGGGTCTGGTAGTAGACGATTTAAGTCCTGAGATCGCAAAAACACTGGGCTTGGAAGGAGAAAAAGGGGTACTGGTCATTGAGGTGCAGGAAAACAGCCCGGCAGCACACGCAGGCATAGAACCCGGTGATTTAATTACCAATGTCGGCACAAACAAGGTGTCTTCAGTTCTCGAGTTTATGACACTTATGAATGAATATTTAGACACCAACAAACCAATCAGTATCT
- a CDS encoding type II toxin-antitoxin system HicA family toxin, which yields MKKKKLLQRLLSEPRYISFSDVVECANVFGFRLDRIKGSHHIYAHPDVKELIAFQDVRGQAKPYQLKRLFNIIERYNLKMIGGKV from the coding sequence ATGAAAAAAAAGAAATTGCTACAAAGGCTGCTTTCTGAGCCAAGATATATCAGTTTTTCAGATGTAGTAGAATGTGCAAATGTTTTTGGATTTCGATTGGACCGTATCAAAGGTAGCCATCATATTTATGCACATCCTGATGTGAAAGAATTAATCGCTTTCCAGGACGTCAGAGGACAGGCAAAACCATATCAGTTAAAACGATTGTTCAATATTATTGAACGTTATAATCTAAAAATGATAGGGGGAAAAGTATGA
- a CDS encoding type II toxin-antitoxin system HicB family antitoxin — translation MKDYHINIFYSNEDDGYVADIPDLKNCSAFGVTQEEALEEVLRAKEAWLETASAHGKSIPKPRYQPIIYQIN, via the coding sequence ATGAAGGATTATCATATCAATATATTTTACAGCAACGAAGACGATGGGTATGTTGCGGACATCCCCGATTTAAAAAATTGTTCTGCCTTTGGCGTAACACAAGAAGAAGCATTAGAAGAAGTTTTAAGGGCGAAAGAAGCATGGCTGGAAACCGCAAGCGCTCATGGAAAATCTATTCCAAAACCACGTTATCAACCAATTATTTATCAAATTAATTAA
- a CDS encoding Hsp20/alpha crystallin family protein: protein MGNETKEVTKVEKQKPVKTEYAGERTVPGKYFIPKTDIIEREKSLVVIMDVPGVKKENINVTLENTILEVDAKIDFSPYENLNPVYSEYNVGHYTRKFTVSNIVDTEKIDASLADGVLTLTLPKVPEAQPRKIQVG, encoded by the coding sequence ATGGGCAATGAAACGAAGGAAGTAACTAAGGTCGAAAAACAAAAACCGGTAAAAACAGAATATGCTGGAGAGAGAACGGTGCCCGGGAAGTATTTTATTCCTAAAACGGATATTATTGAAAGGGAAAAAAGCTTGGTTGTTATCATGGATGTTCCGGGTGTGAAGAAAGAGAACATAAATGTTACGTTGGAAAATACCATCCTGGAAGTTGACGCTAAAATAGACTTTTCACCATATGAAAATCTTAATCCGGTATATAGTGAATACAATGTCGGCCATTATACGCGGAAATTTACCGTATCAAACATCGTTGATACGGAGAAAATTGACGCAAGTCTAGCTGACGGTGTATTGACCTTGACACTGCCAAAGGTACCGGAAGCACAACCAAGAAAGATTCAGGTAGGATAA
- a CDS encoding Hsp20/alpha crystallin family protein, producing MMLPLSGTLETLLGLQEAMDHARNTGFFENATTSRGVYPPVNIFEKNGDLVLVAELPGVEKKDLNIEVKGDRVRLSGERTIDYGENASYHRIERNASKFDRTLRLPVNVESDQVKAEYKDGLLAISLPRAEADKPKKITIQ from the coding sequence ATGATGTTACCACTATCAGGAACACTGGAAACGTTATTGGGCCTACAGGAGGCTATGGACCATGCGCGCAATACAGGTTTTTTTGAGAACGCCACCACCAGCAGAGGAGTGTATCCGCCTGTGAACATTTTTGAAAAAAATGGGGATTTAGTGCTCGTTGCAGAATTGCCGGGGGTAGAAAAGAAGGATTTGAATATAGAAGTAAAAGGCGACAGAGTGCGACTGTCCGGAGAACGCACGATAGACTATGGTGAAAACGCCAGTTATCACCGTATTGAACGAAATGCCTCCAAATTTGACAGAACACTAAGGCTACCGGTTAACGTTGAATCTGATCAGGTTAAAGCAGAGTATAAAGACGGTCTTCTGGCAATCTCACTACCCCGCGCAGAAGCAGACAAACCGAAAAAAATTACAATTCAATAA
- a CDS encoding sigma 54-interacting transcriptional regulator, giving the protein MKKKKDSVQKWLVPHNGNKAGIQSCLLASNGNIDKSIIDNLDSDVILLDKELNIVLMNKAAEQTCGVSFQEVKGTSYLTLRLKSIEQKLVKNLHNVLETKKTLNIKELQLISPDNVTRFFDQSCIPVFDNDGLLQGVLSISREVTKRVNKEIQYQESQRMLRQLSQELYRKNDTIQSLQTALKERFSFHNLIGKSYVMRNIYNLIERVSQTDSTILITGETGTGKELVARAIHYNSLRKNYPMVTVNCAALPETLLESELFGHVKGSFTGAIRDKKGKFELADKGTIFLDEIGELSTLTQVKLLRVLQERQVERVGDEKHVKVDIRIIAATNQDLLELIEKGKFRKDLFYRLNIISIRLPSLKERTDDIPLLVNHFIEKFNNRFKKKISGVSSYVLRKLMSYSWPGNIRELEGVMEKAVLLEESETIKYIELLTDHSRGVNLCLPPPLSVAKPDISSYDDIQAHLDQLEKEYFIKVFQKYRGRIGEIAKFTGLNRRTILNKMKKFSIKKDLFKQT; this is encoded by the coding sequence ATGAAAAAGAAAAAGGATTCAGTTCAAAAGTGGCTTGTTCCACATAACGGGAACAAGGCTGGCATTCAATCTTGTCTCCTGGCCAGCAATGGAAATATTGACAAGTCTATAATAGATAACCTTGATTCAGATGTTATTCTTCTGGATAAGGAGCTCAATATCGTTCTTATGAATAAAGCCGCCGAACAGACGTGTGGCGTGAGTTTTCAAGAGGTAAAAGGCACAAGCTACCTCACATTACGTCTGAAATCGATAGAACAAAAGCTGGTAAAAAATCTGCATAATGTTCTTGAAACAAAGAAAACCCTCAATATTAAAGAATTACAGCTGATCTCGCCTGATAATGTCACACGTTTTTTTGACCAGAGCTGTATTCCTGTTTTTGATAACGATGGATTACTGCAGGGTGTGCTTTCCATTAGTAGGGAGGTTACGAAAAGAGTCAATAAAGAGATTCAATATCAAGAATCTCAGAGGATGCTAAGGCAACTATCTCAGGAATTATATAGAAAAAATGATACCATTCAGAGCCTGCAGACCGCATTAAAAGAGAGGTTCTCTTTTCATAACCTGATCGGTAAGAGTTATGTAATGAGGAATATTTACAACCTGATCGAGAGGGTCTCCCAGACCGATTCAACCATTCTTATTACGGGAGAGACCGGAACAGGCAAGGAATTGGTGGCAAGGGCTATTCATTATAATAGCCTGAGGAAAAATTATCCTATGGTGACCGTAAACTGCGCAGCTTTGCCTGAGACACTTTTAGAGAGCGAACTCTTTGGCCATGTAAAGGGTTCTTTTACCGGCGCTATTCGGGATAAAAAGGGAAAGTTTGAGCTTGCGGATAAAGGAACCATTTTTCTGGATGAAATCGGTGAATTATCAACGCTCACCCAGGTTAAGCTGCTACGGGTATTACAGGAAAGGCAGGTAGAAAGAGTAGGAGACGAAAAGCACGTAAAGGTAGATATACGTATCATTGCAGCAACAAACCAGGACCTTCTCGAATTAATAGAAAAAGGAAAGTTTAGAAAAGACCTCTTTTACCGGCTGAATATTATCTCCATCAGACTTCCATCCCTCAAAGAACGCACCGATGACATTCCCCTTTTGGTCAATCATTTTATCGAAAAATTTAACAACCGCTTCAAAAAGAAGATATCCGGAGTATCATCATACGTCTTGAGAAAACTTATGTCATATTCATGGCCTGGAAATATCAGGGAACTGGAAGGGGTCATGGAAAAAGCCGTTCTACTGGAAGAATCTGAAACCATTAAATATATAGAGTTATTGACTGACCATTCCAGGGGAGTGAATCTTTGTCTCCCTCCGCCCCTAAGTGTCGCCAAACCGGATATTTCTTCTTATGACGATATACAGGCGCATTTAGATCAGTTAGAGAAGGAATACTTTATTAAGGTATTCCAGAAATATCGTGGCAGGATCGGTGAGATAGCCAAATTTACCGGTCTTAACAGACGTACGATTTTAAACAAAATGAAAAAATTCTCTATCAAAAAGGATCTATTCAAGCAAACGTGA
- a CDS encoding ATP-binding cassette domain-containing protein, whose protein sequence is MIQISNLTKSYGKQVLYSNVTLSIGPREKVGFVGRNGSGKSTLFHLIMGEEQPDSGIIAIPKGYKIGTLEQHLKFTRKTVLEEVATALPKDEIYDHWKAEKILFGLGFTESDMEKPPTSFSGGYQIRMNLAKLLVQNPHMLLLDEPTNYLDIVSVRWLKDWLRSFQGEIIIVTHDRGFMDEVATHTMGVVRRQLRKLKGNTTTFFEILDHEDEIHEKTRVQQEKRRKEIEEFVARNKARASSAARAQSRLKLLDKMERIEKLDHEAMLAFRFNHEKCPGKVVMEARSLSFSYDGNPDNALFRDLTFSVGAHDRIAIIGKNGKGKSTLLNLLAGELKTFTGGMNTHPGIKIGHFGQTNIQRLDLECNVLDELSRANPLLNNQRLRSLAGAMMFPGDAAEKKVKVLSGGERSRVLLGKILANPTNLLLLDEPTNHLDMESIEEITEQLDEYEGAVVIVTHSEMILRDIATKLIVFNGENARLFLGNYDAFLEKIGWDDEPKARNKSEDKEKKVNVLDVIPARQKSKKKRECGYA, encoded by the coding sequence ATGATACAAATAAGCAACCTAACCAAATCCTACGGCAAGCAGGTATTGTACAGCAACGTTACCCTGAGCATTGGCCCGCGCGAAAAAGTCGGCTTTGTCGGGCGTAACGGCAGCGGCAAGTCAACGCTCTTCCACCTCATCATGGGGGAAGAGCAACCCGACAGCGGCATCATCGCCATACCAAAAGGGTACAAAATCGGAACGCTGGAGCAGCATCTCAAATTCACCCGGAAAACAGTGCTGGAAGAGGTTGCGACAGCCCTTCCGAAAGATGAAATATACGACCACTGGAAAGCGGAAAAAATACTGTTCGGCCTGGGTTTCACTGAGTCAGACATGGAAAAACCTCCAACGAGTTTTTCCGGCGGCTATCAGATACGGATGAACCTGGCGAAGCTGCTGGTGCAAAACCCCCACATGCTTTTGCTGGACGAACCGACCAATTACCTCGACATCGTCAGCGTCCGATGGCTCAAGGACTGGCTCCGATCATTCCAGGGGGAGATCATCATCGTCACGCACGACCGCGGCTTTATGGACGAAGTGGCCACCCACACGATGGGGGTTGTCCGCCGACAGCTCCGCAAGCTGAAGGGGAACACCACCACCTTTTTCGAAATCCTCGATCATGAGGATGAAATTCATGAAAAGACCCGCGTCCAACAGGAGAAACGGAGAAAGGAGATCGAAGAGTTTGTGGCGCGTAACAAGGCGCGCGCCAGCTCTGCCGCACGCGCCCAGTCGCGCCTGAAGCTGCTGGACAAGATGGAGCGTATTGAAAAGCTTGATCACGAGGCGATGCTGGCGTTCCGTTTCAATCACGAAAAGTGTCCCGGCAAAGTCGTGATGGAAGCACGATCTTTGTCGTTCTCCTACGACGGCAATCCGGATAATGCGCTCTTCCGGGATCTGACATTCTCGGTGGGGGCTCATGACCGTATCGCTATCATTGGGAAAAATGGCAAGGGGAAATCGACGCTGCTAAACCTCCTCGCTGGCGAGCTAAAAACGTTCACCGGCGGGATGAACACGCACCCCGGTATAAAAATCGGACACTTCGGGCAGACGAACATCCAACGGCTCGACCTTGAATGTAATGTGCTGGATGAATTGAGCAGGGCGAACCCTTTGCTCAATAACCAACGCCTCCGCAGTCTTGCTGGTGCAATGATGTTTCCTGGTGACGCAGCGGAAAAGAAGGTTAAGGTGCTTTCCGGCGGAGAACGAAGCCGCGTGTTGCTGGGCAAGATATTAGCCAACCCGACGAATCTCCTGCTCCTCGACGAACCGACCAACCACCTCGACATGGAATCGATAGAAGAGATCACCGAACAGCTCGACGAATACGAAGGGGCGGTTGTCATTGTTACGCACAGCGAAATGATTCTGCGTGACATCGCCACCAAGTTGATCGTTTTCAATGGAGAGAATGCGCGGCTTTTTTTGGGGAACTATGACGCTTTCCTTGAAAAAATCGGTTGGGATGACGAACCGAAGGCCAGAAATAAATCAGAGGACAAGGAAAAGAAGGTGAATGTACTTGATGTTATTCCCGCCAGGCAAAAGTCAAAAAAGAAGCGCGAATGCGGCTATGCATAA
- a CDS encoding transposase → MRYGLRVPYRKVQEVFEVFFNMPFVPASAMTFDRQATKKGEPLYQDLKEKLRASAVVHADETHWKIALYENPP, encoded by the coding sequence GTGCGTTATGGATTGCGAGTGCCATACCGGAAAGTTCAAGAAGTATTCGAGGTGTTTTTCAACATGCCATTTGTTCCTGCCTCTGCCATGACATTTGACCGGCAGGCAACAAAAAAAGGAGAACCTCTTTATCAGGATCTAAAAGAAAAGCTTCGTGCCTCAGCAGTGGTACATGCCGATGAAACCCATTGGAAAATTGCACTTTACGAAAATCCTCCGTAA
- the plsY gene encoding glycerol-3-phosphate 1-O-acyltransferase PlsY produces MFILSILGPIISYVTGSIPFGFLITKAVKGIDIRQVGSGNPGATNVTRILGKPYGFLVFFLDMAKGFFPVFLFCHFSAEPKFSLPAILCGVGVIIGHTFPVFLGFKGGKAAATSCGVFLWLAPLPIFISAAIWLITVSLTRYVSLGSIFGSIAMVISVTFMGKDPFGQGLSLTLFSVFISVLLIIRHKSNIKRIIERTENKVGRKTTSQNDS; encoded by the coding sequence ATGTTTATACTCTCTATCCTTGGCCCGATTATTTCTTATGTGACAGGCAGCATTCCATTTGGATTTTTAATCACGAAGGCTGTAAAAGGCATTGATATTCGACAGGTTGGCAGCGGCAATCCCGGGGCAACAAATGTAACAAGGATACTAGGAAAACCGTACGGTTTCCTGGTATTTTTTCTGGATATGGCAAAGGGGTTTTTCCCCGTATTTCTCTTCTGCCATTTTTCCGCAGAACCGAAATTTAGTTTACCCGCTATTTTATGCGGGGTGGGTGTTATAATCGGCCACACCTTCCCTGTCTTTCTCGGTTTTAAAGGAGGTAAAGCCGCCGCTACCTCTTGCGGGGTATTTCTCTGGCTGGCGCCTCTACCGATATTTATCTCCGCCGCAATATGGCTAATTACCGTTTCACTTACTCGCTATGTATCCCTGGGCTCCATATTCGGATCGATAGCCATGGTCATCTCTGTAACGTTCATGGGCAAGGATCCATTCGGGCAGGGGCTTTCCTTGACACTGTTTTCCGTATTTATTTCCGTCCTCCTCATTATCCGCCACAAGTCCAACATAAAAAGAATTATAGAAAGAACCGAAAACAAAGTAGGCAGGAAAACTACATCGCAGAATGATTCCTAA
- the waaF gene encoding lipopolysaccharide heptosyltransferase II: MQRSLNKFENILIVRLGAMGDIVHVIPAVKNVRESYPSAHIAWLVEDKLKDLVDAIPGIDEVVVFPRKRWQAHLKNPQKYFQMITELRAFLKKLRQKRYDVALDFHGNFKSGLLSYLSRARYRIGFSRKFGKEFNFIFQNVCIAPEKKRIHRVDKYLALVQCLGITTHYQRPEFLIPEADRHYIDRFILQNHLQERPLAMIHPGTSVFGKFKRWPPEKYSLLADRLTQELHYAVVFTWGPLEYKIAEEIISLMHTQGTIACKTSSVKQLIALLQRAHLFIGSDTGPTHIASYIGIPTIAIFGPKDPAIYAPYGENSLVVRKDIACSPCAVRECGHVTCIHSITPDDVFNAVGKLKQKRSLTF, encoded by the coding sequence ATGCAAAGATCGCTTAACAAATTTGAAAATATATTAATTGTTCGTTTGGGCGCCATGGGTGATATTGTTCACGTTATTCCAGCGGTAAAGAATGTCAGGGAATCATATCCCTCTGCGCATATTGCATGGCTTGTGGAGGACAAATTGAAAGATCTGGTTGATGCCATTCCCGGAATAGACGAGGTGGTTGTTTTTCCGAGGAAAAGATGGCAGGCACACCTGAAAAACCCTCAGAAATATTTCCAGATGATTACTGAATTACGGGCGTTTTTAAAAAAATTGAGACAGAAAAGGTATGATGTTGCCCTGGATTTCCATGGGAATTTTAAAAGTGGTTTATTATCGTACCTGAGTAGAGCGCGATATCGGATTGGTTTTTCCAGGAAATTTGGCAAGGAGTTTAATTTTATTTTTCAAAATGTGTGTATTGCCCCAGAGAAAAAAAGAATACATAGGGTAGATAAGTATCTTGCTCTTGTTCAGTGTCTGGGTATAACAACGCATTATCAGCGGCCTGAATTTTTAATTCCTGAGGCTGATCGCCATTATATTGACAGGTTTATTTTACAGAATCATTTGCAGGAAAGGCCACTTGCAATGATTCACCCTGGCACCAGTGTGTTTGGGAAATTTAAACGATGGCCGCCCGAGAAATACTCCCTTCTTGCAGACCGGCTGACACAGGAACTCCATTATGCTGTTGTGTTTACCTGGGGCCCCCTTGAATATAAAATAGCGGAAGAAATTATTTCTCTTATGCATACTCAGGGCACGATAGCTTGCAAGACATCATCGGTAAAACAATTGATAGCATTGCTACAACGCGCGCATCTTTTTATCGGTAGTGATACAGGGCCTACTCATATAGCTTCCTATATCGGAATTCCTACCATTGCGATTTTTGGACCGAAAGATCCGGCAATATATGCCCCCTATGGTGAAAATTCTCTGGTGGTAAGAAAAGATATTGCGTGCAGTCCTTGTGCCGTAAGAGAGTGCGGCCATGTTACCTGTATTCATTCAATTACTCCTGATGACGTCTTCAATGCGGTCGGAAAATTGAAGCAGAAAAGAAGTTTGACTTTTTAA
- a CDS encoding polyprenyl synthetase family protein, whose protein sequence is MEAVGIFDPIKILMDEVEDRFYKELQPKHNALADLVVHISKYKGKRLRPALTLLSGKSVGEVLPQHIDIAVVVEMIHAATLVHDDIIDEATMRRHVESFNAKWGREISILFGDYLFSRGFTILSALDSQVATLSLSQTVNTICEGELIQLKRRYDIDLSESDYLDIIERKTASLCAASCRLGASFAGANHKVSDMLSNYGLKVGSAFQIIDDCFDVMGNEDEIGKSLNTDILKGKLTLPLIRLVNKLPNNELDAAKELIFQSNGRDTKSAIVELLAEYDAVEYALDFARNMVRQAQEEIAPLPDSPYKTGLMELADYVIARKK, encoded by the coding sequence GTGGAAGCTGTGGGTATTTTTGATCCGATAAAGATCCTTATGGATGAGGTTGAAGACAGATTCTATAAGGAATTACAACCAAAACACAATGCGTTAGCGGATCTTGTGGTTCATATCAGTAAATATAAAGGAAAGAGATTGCGTCCTGCGCTGACGTTATTATCCGGTAAAAGTGTTGGTGAGGTATTGCCTCAACATATAGACATCGCTGTTGTTGTGGAAATGATTCATGCTGCTACGTTGGTTCATGATGATATTATTGATGAGGCAACGATGAGAAGGCATGTTGAGAGTTTTAATGCTAAATGGGGACGGGAAATATCTATCCTGTTTGGGGATTATTTATTTTCCCGAGGGTTTACGATACTTTCTGCGCTGGATTCACAGGTTGCGACTCTATCGCTTTCCCAGACGGTAAACACTATTTGTGAAGGGGAATTGATTCAACTGAAAAGGCGTTATGATATTGATTTGAGCGAGAGTGACTATCTAGACATCATTGAAAGAAAAACTGCTTCATTGTGCGCTGCAAGTTGTCGCCTCGGCGCTTCATTTGCCGGCGCGAATCATAAGGTATCAGATATGCTTTCAAACTATGGCTTAAAGGTGGGTTCCGCTTTCCAAATTATAGATGATTGTTTTGATGTGATGGGCAATGAAGATGAAATCGGAAAATCTTTGAACACAGACATCCTGAAGGGGAAGCTTACCTTGCCTCTTATTCGTCTGGTCAATAAGCTCCCGAACAATGAACTTGATGCTGCGAAAGAACTAATTTTTCAGTCAAATGGAAGAGACACGAAAAGCGCTATTGTGGAATTGCTGGCAGAATATGATGCGGTTGAATATGCCCTCGATTTTGCGAGAAACATGGTGAGGCAGGCACAGGAAGAAATCGCGCCTCTCCCGGATTCTCCGTATAAAACAGGTCTCATGGAACTGGCAGATTATGTAATTGCGAGAAAAAAATAA
- a CDS encoding twin-arginine translocase TatA/TatE family subunit has protein sequence MITIPGSWEWLIIVAIAVLVFGRKLPGIMRSLGSSCGEFKKGFKGVEEEIKDVKDLKKDIDNITHFKIS, from the coding sequence ATGATTACTATCCCTGGCTCTTGGGAGTGGCTTATAATTGTGGCTATTGCTGTTCTCGTGTTTGGCAGAAAACTTCCCGGCATCATGAGATCGTTGGGAAGCAGTTGCGGGGAATTTAAAAAAGGTTTTAAGGGTGTTGAAGAGGAAATAAAGGATGTTAAAGACCTAAAGAAGGATATTGATAATATTACCCATTTTAAAATAAGTTAA
- a CDS encoding MBL fold metallo-hydrolase, with product MKNAAETDYIKFLGTAGARFVVSKQLRASGGMWYSLRDFNVLVDPGPGCLVRCISSRPKMDPMKLDAIILTHRHLDHSADVNVMIEAMTEGGFKKRGVLYAPEDALSEDPVVLQYIRSYLSRIEIIKEGKQYPLSNAISFETPVKHHHPNETYGLNFFTPNHTISLIVDTLYFFDLTKHYHGDVLIINVVRHTGEKNTKKKVYHLCVADVKEIINTLKPKVTILNHFGMTMIKALPHVVAEKLSQETGMKVIAASDGMRFNLMDIEC from the coding sequence ATGAAAAATGCGGCAGAAACAGATTACATAAAGTTCCTTGGTACTGCAGGCGCGCGATTCGTTGTTTCCAAACAGTTGCGCGCATCCGGAGGAATGTGGTATTCTCTCCGGGATTTTAACGTTCTAGTCGATCCTGGACCAGGATGCCTGGTGCGGTGTATTTCCAGCAGACCAAAGATGGATCCAATGAAGTTGGATGCTATCATTCTTACACACAGGCATCTTGATCATTCCGCTGACGTAAACGTTATGATTGAAGCAATGACCGAGGGAGGATTTAAAAAACGAGGAGTTCTCTATGCTCCTGAAGATGCCTTGTCAGAAGACCCGGTGGTACTACAATACATAAGGAGCTATCTGTCACGCATAGAAATAATAAAAGAAGGAAAGCAATACCCTCTATCCAATGCCATTTCATTTGAAACACCGGTGAAACATCATCATCCGAACGAAACGTACGGACTAAACTTTTTTACTCCCAATCATACCATCTCTCTTATTGTCGATACCCTCTATTTTTTTGATTTAACAAAACACTACCATGGCGATGTTCTCATTATTAATGTTGTACGACACACCGGTGAAAAGAATACAAAAAAAAAGGTCTATCATCTCTGTGTTGCAGATGTAAAAGAGATAATAAATACGCTGAAACCAAAGGTAACGATTTTAAATCATTTTGGCATGACAATGATCAAGGCGCTGCCACATGTAGTTGCGGAAAAACTTTCTCAAGAAACTGGAATGAAGGTAATTGCGGCAAGCGATGGAATGAGATTTAACCTGATGGATATCGAATGTTAG